Proteins from one Lachnospiraceae bacterium KGMB03038 genomic window:
- a CDS encoding NAD(P)/FAD-dependent oxidoreductase has product MKKVLVIGGGAAGMLAAAAAARNGHQVCLYEKNEKLGKKLFITGKGRCNLTNACDIDVLFESVVTNSRFLYSSFYGFTNQDAISFFEELGVQTKIERGGRVFPKSDHSSDVIRALEQELYRLGVQIFLREEVRKVEAEYGRFRKILLADGRQAQGDACIIATGGISYPSTGSTGDGYRFAKETGHTVKECRPSLVPMETEEAWTKQLQGLSLRNVTAEIRDGKKKLYEEFGEMLFTHYGVSGPLMLSASSYVGERLAKKKLQLYIDLKPALSADQLDQRILRDFEENKNRQFKNSLGKLFPAKLIPVMIDLSQIPPEKKVHEISREERRNFAALVKKLPLTLTRLRGFEEAIITKGGVNVKEIDPGTMESKLVKDLYFAGEVLDLDGVTGGFNLQIAWSTAYAAGNGIL; this is encoded by the coding sequence ATGAAAAAAGTACTGGTGATCGGAGGAGGCGCCGCCGGAATGCTGGCGGCGGCAGCGGCAGCCAGAAATGGCCATCAGGTGTGTCTCTATGAAAAAAACGAAAAGCTGGGGAAAAAATTGTTCATTACGGGCAAGGGCAGATGTAATCTGACGAATGCCTGTGACATTGACGTTCTGTTTGAATCCGTAGTTACTAATTCCAGATTTCTTTACAGCAGTTTCTACGGTTTTACCAATCAGGACGCCATTTCTTTTTTTGAAGAACTGGGTGTTCAGACAAAAATAGAGCGGGGAGGAAGAGTATTCCCGAAATCCGACCATTCTTCTGATGTGATTCGGGCTTTGGAGCAGGAACTCTACCGTCTCGGCGTGCAGATATTTCTGAGGGAGGAGGTCCGAAAGGTAGAGGCGGAATATGGCCGGTTCCGCAAAATTCTGCTGGCGGACGGAAGACAGGCGCAAGGAGATGCGTGTATCATTGCTACTGGTGGGATTTCCTACCCTTCTACAGGTTCTACCGGAGACGGCTACCGCTTCGCGAAAGAAACGGGCCACACGGTCAAAGAGTGCCGTCCATCCCTGGTTCCCATGGAGACGGAGGAAGCCTGGACCAAACAGCTCCAGGGGCTGAGCCTGCGCAACGTGACGGCGGAAATCCGCGATGGAAAGAAGAAATTGTATGAAGAATTCGGGGAGATGCTCTTTACCCATTATGGAGTCAGCGGCCCGCTGATGTTAAGCGCCAGCAGCTATGTTGGAGAACGGCTCGCGAAGAAAAAGCTGCAGCTTTATATTGATCTGAAACCCGCCCTTTCGGCGGACCAGCTGGATCAAAGGATCCTGCGGGATTTTGAGGAAAACAAAAACAGGCAGTTTAAAAATTCTCTGGGAAAGCTTTTCCCAGCCAAGCTGATACCGGTAATGATAGACCTCAGTCAGATCCCGCCGGAGAAAAAGGTCCATGAAATCTCCAGAGAAGAGAGAAGGAATTTCGCGGCGCTGGTCAAGAAGCTGCCTTTGACATTGACCCGGCTGCGGGGATTTGAGGAAGCGATCATCACCAAGGGAGGCGTGAATGTAAAGGAGATCGATCCTGGGACTATGGAATCAAAACTGGTGAAGGATCTTTATTTCGCGGGCGAAGTACTGGATCTGGACGGAGTTACCGGAGGCTTTAATCTGCAGATCGCCTGGTCAACGGCCTATGCTGCCGGAAATGGGATTTTGTAG
- a CDS encoding MurR/RpiR family transcriptional regulator, whose translation MGNKNDLLQKIEDGYQKFSKGQKKLADFIQKDYDKAAFLTAAKMGEEVGVSESTVVRFAMALGYDGYPGFQRALGELVRTKLNSIQRMEVTYGRISQGQILASVLQSDIEKIKMTMEVIDHESFEMAVDTIQNAHRIYVIGIRSCAPLASFLSFYLNLICPNVTAVTTNSSSEIFEQLIRIGEDDVIIGISFPRYSMRTLKALEFASNRKAKVITLTDSVHSPMTLYSSCNLIARSDMASIVDSLVAPLSVVNALVVALCMKKQKEVISTLETLEQIWDEYQVYSKDELNLVGDKVELSGPASAQKGENERQEPKEKEPNA comes from the coding sequence ATGGGGAATAAAAATGATTTGTTGCAGAAAATAGAGGACGGCTATCAGAAGTTCAGTAAAGGCCAGAAGAAACTGGCTGATTTTATTCAGAAGGACTATGATAAGGCGGCCTTTTTAACGGCGGCGAAAATGGGTGAGGAAGTAGGCGTAAGCGAGTCTACGGTGGTCCGGTTTGCTATGGCCTTAGGATATGACGGCTATCCGGGATTCCAGAGGGCGTTGGGGGAATTGGTCCGCACCAAGCTGAATTCGATCCAGCGGATGGAAGTGACTTACGGACGTATCAGTCAGGGACAGATTCTTGCGTCAGTGCTGCAGTCAGATATTGAAAAGATTAAAATGACGATGGAGGTCATTGATCATGAATCTTTTGAGATGGCGGTAGATACGATCCAGAACGCCCATAGGATTTATGTGATCGGGATCAGGAGCTGCGCGCCCCTGGCCAGTTTCTTGAGTTTTTATTTGAACCTGATCTGTCCAAATGTAACGGCTGTAACGACAAATAGTTCCAGCGAGATTTTTGAACAATTGATCCGTATCGGTGAGGATGATGTGATTATTGGGATCAGTTTCCCAAGGTATTCTATGCGGACGCTGAAAGCCTTGGAATTCGCCAGCAATCGGAAAGCTAAGGTGATCACTTTGACAGACAGCGTCCATTCGCCAATGACTTTGTATTCGTCTTGTAATCTGATCGCCAGAAGCGACATGGCTTCTATCGTGGATTCACTGGTAGCGCCGCTAAGTGTGGTAAACGCTCTTGTGGTGGCCCTGTGTATGAAGAAACAGAAGGAAGTGATCTCCACCTTAGAAACCTTAGAACAGATTTGGGACGAGTATCAGGTCTACAGCAAGGATGAACTGAATTTGGTGGGAGATAAGGTGGAACTGTCAGGTCCGGCTTCCGCTCAAAAAGGTGAAAACGAAAGACAGGAACCAAAGGAAAAGGAGCCGAACGCATGA
- a CDS encoding oxaloacetate decarboxylase subunit alpha: protein MAEIEKKPIKITETILRDAHQSLIATRMTTEQMLPIIDKMDQVGYHSVECWGGATFDASLRFLKEDPWDRLRKFRDGFKNTKLQMLFRGQNILGYRPYADDVVEYFVQKSAANGIDIIRIFDCLNDLRNLETAVKAANKEKAEAQVALSYTLGDAYTLEYWVDIAKRIEDMGANSICIKDMAGLLLPYTATELVGALKEAVDLPIQLHTHYTSGVASMTYLKAVEAGVDVIDTAMSPFALGTSQPATEVMVETFRGTPYDTGFDQKLLSEIADYFRPIRDEALESGLLNPKNLGVNIKTLLYQVPGGMLSNLTSQLKEQNAEDKYYEVLEEVPRVRKDLGEPPLVTPSSQIVGTQAVFNVLMGERYKMATKETKDILAGKYGATVKPFNEEVKKKVLGDDAEVITCRPADLIPDELDTLRKEMEQWSQQDEDVLTYALFPQVAVEFFKYREAQQTKVDQTIADTENGSYPV from the coding sequence ATGGCGGAAATTGAGAAGAAACCAATTAAGATTACAGAAACGATTCTGCGGGATGCGCATCAGTCTCTGATCGCGACAAGGATGACAACAGAACAGATGCTTCCGATTATAGATAAAATGGACCAGGTAGGGTATCATTCTGTAGAGTGCTGGGGCGGCGCTACCTTCGATGCTTCCCTCAGATTCTTGAAGGAAGACCCATGGGATCGTCTTCGGAAATTCAGGGACGGCTTCAAGAACACCAAGCTTCAGATGCTGTTCCGGGGACAGAATATCTTGGGATACCGGCCGTACGCGGATGATGTGGTTGAATATTTTGTGCAGAAGTCTGCCGCGAATGGAATTGACATCATCCGGATCTTTGATTGCCTCAACGATCTGAGAAACCTTGAGACGGCGGTCAAGGCGGCAAATAAAGAGAAAGCGGAGGCTCAGGTGGCTCTCTCCTATACTCTGGGAGATGCCTACACGCTGGAATATTGGGTGGATATCGCAAAGCGGATTGAGGATATGGGAGCGAATTCCATCTGTATCAAAGATATGGCAGGACTTCTGCTGCCTTATACGGCCACAGAACTGGTAGGGGCATTGAAAGAAGCGGTGGATCTGCCGATCCAGCTTCACACCCATTATACTTCGGGAGTGGCGTCCATGACTTATCTGAAAGCAGTGGAAGCAGGAGTGGATGTGATCGATACCGCAATGTCGCCATTTGCTCTGGGAACATCACAGCCAGCCACGGAGGTTATGGTGGAAACCTTCCGGGGTACTCCATATGATACAGGATTTGACCAGAAACTGCTGTCAGAAATTGCCGATTACTTCCGGCCAATCCGGGATGAGGCTTTGGAGAGCGGACTGCTTAATCCAAAGAACTTGGGTGTGAATATTAAGACGCTGTTATATCAGGTGCCGGGCGGCATGCTCTCCAACCTGACCTCTCAGCTGAAAGAGCAGAATGCGGAGGATAAATATTACGAGGTGCTGGAAGAAGTGCCAAGAGTCCGCAAAGACTTGGGCGAGCCGCCTCTTGTCACACCGTCTTCCCAGATCGTGGGGACCCAGGCGGTCTTCAATGTGCTGATGGGTGAGCGTTATAAGATGGCTACTAAAGAGACCAAGGATATCCTGGCCGGAAAATACGGAGCTACTGTAAAGCCATTTAATGAGGAAGTCAAGAAGAAAGTTCTGGGAGATGACGCGGAAGTGATCACCTGCCGGCCGGCAGATCTGATCCCCGATGAATTGGACACCCTCAGGAAAGAGATGGAACAGTGGAGCCAGCAGGATGAGGATGTACTGACATACGCGCTGTTCCCCCAGGTGGCGGTAGAATTCTTTAAATACCGGGAGGCGCAGCAGACAAAAGTAGATCAGACGATAGCAGATACAGAGAATGGAAGTTATCCGGTTTAA
- a CDS encoding sodium ion-translocating decarboxylase subunit beta, translating to MEYIVTTLGNLVRQTAFFSLTWGNLVMIAVACLFLYLAIRHGFEPLLLVPIAFGMLLVNIYPDIMLHIEDAENGTGGLLYYFYLLDEWSILPSLIFLGVGAMTDFGPLIANPKSFLMGAAAQLGIFVAYLGAMWMGFSDKAAAAISIIGGADGPTSIFLAGKLEQTAILGPIAVAAYSYMSLVPIIQPPIMKLLTTEKERKIKMEQLRPVSKLERILFPIIVTIVVCVILPTTAPLVGMLMLGNLFRESGVVRQLVDTASNALMYIVVILLGTSVGATTSAEAFLNMDTVKIVILGLVAFAFGTAGGVLLGKLMCVITHGKVNPLIGSAGVSAVPMAARVSQKVGAEADPTNFLLMHAMGPNVAGVIGTAVAAGTFMAIFGVM from the coding sequence ATGGAATATATCGTAACAACATTGGGAAATCTTGTGCGTCAGACCGCCTTTTTCAGTCTTACGTGGGGAAACCTTGTGATGATCGCGGTAGCATGTCTTTTCCTATATCTGGCAATCCGGCATGGATTTGAGCCGCTGCTTCTGGTCCCCATTGCTTTTGGTATGCTGTTGGTCAACATTTATCCAGATATCATGCTGCATATTGAGGATGCGGAGAACGGAACAGGCGGATTGCTATACTATTTCTATCTGCTTGACGAGTGGTCGATCCTGCCGTCGCTGATCTTCCTAGGGGTAGGCGCGATGACAGATTTTGGGCCGCTGATCGCGAATCCAAAGAGTTTCTTGATGGGAGCGGCGGCTCAGCTTGGAATTTTCGTGGCGTATCTGGGCGCGATGTGGATGGGCTTCTCCGATAAAGCGGCGGCGGCTATCTCCATCATTGGCGGGGCGGACGGCCCTACATCCATCTTCCTGGCGGGGAAATTGGAGCAGACGGCAATCTTAGGTCCGATCGCGGTGGCGGCATATTCATATATGTCGCTGGTTCCGATCATCCAGCCGCCGATCATGAAACTTCTGACTACAGAAAAGGAGCGAAAGATCAAGATGGAGCAGCTGCGTCCAGTGTCCAAACTGGAGCGGATTCTGTTCCCGATCATCGTAACGATCGTGGTCTGCGTGATCCTGCCTACCACGGCGCCCCTTGTGGGAATGTTGATGCTGGGAAATCTGTTCCGGGAATCAGGAGTGGTAAGACAGCTTGTGGATACCGCTTCCAACGCGCTGATGTATATTGTAGTCATTTTGCTTGGAACATCGGTAGGAGCTACCACAAGCGCGGAAGCGTTCCTGAATATGGATACCGTTAAGATCGTGATCCTGGGTCTGGTCGCCTTCGCTTTTGGTACGGCAGGCGGAGTCCTTCTTGGGAAACTGATGTGCGTCATTACCCATGGAAAAGTGAATCCATTGATCGGTTCCGCAGGTGTATCGGCGGTACCTATGGCTGCCAGAGTCTCGCAGAAGGTTGGGGCGGAGGCGGATCCGACGAACTTCCTGCTGATGCACGCCATGGGCCCCAATGTGGCCGGCGTGATCGGAACAGCGGTCGCCGCGGGAACATTTATGGCGATTTTTGGAGTGATGTAG
- a CDS encoding acetyl-CoA carboxylase biotin carboxyl carrier protein subunit, translating to MKNYTITVNGNVYDVTVEEKGAGAAPAPKAAAAPKAAPAPKPAAKAAAGAIEVKAGAAGKVFKIEAGVGTKVQRGDAVVVIEAMKMEIPVVAPEDGTVASIEVAVGEAVEAGAVLATLN from the coding sequence ATGAAAAATTATACCATTACAGTCAATGGAAATGTATATGATGTAACCGTAGAGGAAAAAGGAGCTGGAGCGGCCCCGGCTCCAAAAGCGGCGGCAGCGCCGAAAGCGGCTCCGGCGCCAAAGCCGGCGGCAAAAGCGGCGGCTGGAGCGATCGAGGTAAAGGCTGGAGCGGCTGGAAAAGTATTTAAAATTGAAGCGGGCGTAGGTACGAAAGTACAAAGAGGAGACGCAGTTGTGGTCATCGAGGCTATGAAAATGGAGATTCCAGTCGTGGCTCCGGAAGACGGAACAGTGGCCAGCATTGAGGTCGCTGTAGGTGAAGCGGTAGAAGCAGGCGCTGTCCTGGCTACCTTGAACTAA
- a CDS encoding DUF3887 domain-containing protein: MKKRISVLIVVLAAFLGLAGCTSNSETLEYDEETIQQATEFLIEYCNSVDEDTIEEWNSRTDFAVEQELYNAELPFTPESFLGAMDSWQSGIDECGDYIEHGDFTFEATADELTVTVPARFEEREATLEFIYDENLYLDSMTVSGIYSTGEILEKAGLNTVLGMGTVFVVLIFISIVIWLLKFIPVIEQKLRGKKAEPVKAETGNEELGQAVSEEVDLTDDMELIAVISAAVAAAEGTAADGFVVRSIRRRPSNKWKS; this comes from the coding sequence GTGAAAAAGAGAATCAGTGTATTAATCGTCGTCCTTGCGGCGTTTTTGGGCCTTGCCGGTTGTACTTCCAACAGCGAGACATTGGAATATGATGAAGAAACGATCCAGCAGGCTACAGAATTCCTGATCGAGTACTGTAACTCGGTGGACGAGGACACGATCGAAGAGTGGAACAGCAGGACAGATTTTGCTGTGGAGCAGGAACTGTATAACGCGGAACTTCCTTTTACCCCGGAGAGTTTCCTGGGAGCTATGGACAGTTGGCAGTCTGGCATAGATGAATGCGGGGATTATATTGAACATGGGGATTTTACCTTTGAAGCGACCGCGGACGAGCTTACAGTGACTGTTCCGGCGAGATTTGAAGAGCGGGAGGCCACTTTGGAATTTATTTATGACGAGAACCTGTATCTGGACAGCATGACGGTGAGCGGAATCTATTCTACGGGAGAGATCCTTGAGAAGGCCGGCCTGAACACTGTGCTGGGAATGGGTACCGTATTCGTGGTATTGATCTTTATTTCGATCGTGATCTGGCTGTTGAAATTCATTCCCGTGATCGAGCAGAAGCTTCGGGGAAAGAAAGCAGAACCAGTGAAGGCGGAAACAGGGAACGAGGAACTAGGACAGGCAGTTTCAGAGGAAGTTGATCTGACAGATGATATGGAATTGATCGCGGTGATCTCTGCGGCTGTTGCTGCCGCGGAAGGAACCGCTGCTGACGGATTTGTGGTGCGCAGCATTCGCCGCCGTCCGTCAAATAAATGGAAATCATAA
- a CDS encoding carboxyl transferase, which produces MGNTATEHAACSRIMTLLDAGSFVEIGGAVTARNTDFNLQEQKTPSDGVITGYGVIDGNLVYVYSQDAAVLNGAVGEMHAKKITNLYDMAMKMGAPVIGLVDCAGLRLQEATDALEAFGSLYRKQAMASGVIPQITAVFGSCGGGLSLIPALTDFTFMEKDKGKIFVNSPNAILGNTVEKCDTSSAGFQSENTGLIDGTGTEEEILGNIRTLICMLPCNNEEDVSYEECTDDLNRACENMEGAAADGAVALAEISDSGIFFETKKEFAKDMVTGFIRLNGMTVGAVANRWKIFDEEASVAAEFDGSLSADGAQKAADFVNFCDAFNIPVLTLTNVSGFKAAEYEEKHLARAAARLAAAFADATVPKVNLITGKAYGNAYVVMNSKSVGADMVYAWPSAQIGMMEPALAAKIMYAKEDAETQREMAAQYEELQASPLSAARRGYVDTIIQPADTRKYVIGAFEMLFTKREDRPAKKHGTV; this is translated from the coding sequence ATGGGCAACACGGCAACAGAACATGCGGCTTGCAGTCGGATCATGACTTTGCTTGACGCAGGCAGCTTTGTTGAAATCGGTGGAGCGGTGACAGCCAGAAACACAGATTTCAACCTGCAGGAACAAAAAACCCCGTCTGATGGAGTGATCACGGGATATGGAGTGATCGATGGCAATCTGGTTTATGTGTACAGCCAGGATGCCGCTGTATTGAACGGGGCGGTGGGCGAGATGCACGCCAAGAAGATCACGAATCTCTATGATATGGCGATGAAAATGGGCGCGCCGGTCATAGGTCTTGTGGACTGCGCCGGTTTAAGACTCCAGGAGGCGACTGACGCGCTGGAAGCGTTTGGAAGTCTGTATCGGAAGCAGGCGATGGCTTCCGGAGTGATTCCACAGATCACAGCGGTCTTTGGTTCTTGCGGAGGAGGTCTTTCTCTCATCCCGGCATTGACAGATTTTACTTTCATGGAGAAGGACAAGGGCAAAATCTTTGTAAACTCCCCCAATGCGATTTTAGGAAATACAGTGGAGAAATGTGATACTTCTTCTGCTGGTTTCCAAAGCGAGAATACGGGATTGATAGATGGAACAGGAACGGAAGAAGAGATTCTGGGAAATATCAGGACCTTGATCTGTATGCTGCCGTGCAACAATGAGGAAGATGTCTCTTATGAAGAGTGTACCGATGATCTGAACCGAGCCTGCGAGAATATGGAGGGAGCGGCGGCTGATGGAGCGGTGGCTCTTGCGGAAATCTCTGACAGCGGGATTTTCTTTGAAACGAAAAAGGAATTTGCGAAAGACATGGTGACTGGTTTTATCCGTTTAAATGGAATGACGGTAGGAGCGGTGGCAAACCGATGGAAGATCTTTGACGAAGAAGCGAGTGTGGCGGCTGAGTTCGATGGATCTCTATCTGCGGACGGCGCCCAGAAGGCCGCGGATTTTGTAAATTTCTGTGACGCTTTTAACATCCCGGTCCTGACATTGACAAATGTGTCCGGTTTCAAGGCCGCGGAATATGAGGAAAAGCACCTGGCAAGGGCGGCGGCCCGTCTTGCGGCTGCGTTTGCGGATGCCACCGTGCCAAAAGTCAATCTGATCACAGGGAAGGCCTACGGCAACGCTTACGTTGTCATGAACAGCAAATCTGTTGGCGCGGATATGGTCTATGCCTGGCCATCCGCTCAGATCGGCATGATGGAGCCGGCCCTGGCGGCCAAGATCATGTACGCCAAAGAAGACGCCGAGACACAGCGGGAGATGGCCGCCCAGTATGAGGAACTCCAGGCAAGTCCTCTGTCTGCTGCCAGAAGAGGCTATGTCGACACGATCATCCAGCCGGCGGACACGAGAAAATATGTGATCGGCGCGTTTGAGATGCTGTTTACAAAACGGGAGGACCGCCCCGCGAAAAAACATGGAACGGTTTAG
- a CDS encoding IS1182 family transposase has protein sequence MPTNQKYHKNYTEFGEPYQLVLPLNLEGLVPDDDSVRLLSHELEGLDYSLLYQAYSAKGRNPAVDPKTMFKILTYAYSQNIYSSRKIETACRRDINFMWLLAGQKAPDHSTIARFRTGFLADACEDLFYQMVKRLKNAGELSKETVFIDGTKLEACANKYTFVWKKSVGKWETKMFQKVQEAVALLNQEYLQSFSVTEGTRTQDLQKICRFLEQSCKEQHTVFVHGRGKQKSRNQKYLELFQRFLERQTIYDWHTASFRGRNNYCKTDPDATFMHMKDDHMRNAQLKPGYNVQIAVDSEYIVATDIFQDRNDVWTLVPFLKRMEEKLGFRYPSVTADSGYESEEGYSYLRDQKQKPYIKPQTYEKWKKRSFKKDISKRENMGYDERTDTYTCHAGKKLRPIFLKKQTSKSGYESEVTVYECEDCTDCPYKEKCTKAKGNKRLYVSKSFLEKRQESYENILSETGILYRMNRSIQVEGAFGVLKNDYEFQRFLLRGKTKVKLEILLLSMGYNLNKLHAKIQNDRTGNHLFPVKESA, from the coding sequence ATGCCTACTAACCAAAAATACCATAAAAATTATACCGAATTCGGCGAACCTTATCAACTGGTTTTGCCATTAAATTTGGAAGGTTTGGTTCCTGATGATGATTCTGTCCGACTGCTGAGCCACGAATTGGAGGGATTGGATTACAGCTTGCTGTATCAGGCTTACTCTGCCAAAGGCAGAAATCCGGCAGTGGATCCTAAGACCATGTTCAAGATCCTGACCTATGCGTATTCCCAGAACATTTATTCATCCAGAAAAATTGAAACCGCATGCAGACGAGATATCAACTTTATGTGGCTGCTCGCCGGGCAGAAAGCACCTGACCACAGCACGATCGCACGTTTCCGTACCGGATTCCTGGCGGATGCCTGTGAAGATCTCTTCTATCAAATGGTAAAGAGACTGAAAAATGCGGGCGAGCTGTCGAAGGAAACCGTTTTTATTGATGGGACAAAGCTGGAGGCATGCGCAAACAAATATACCTTTGTCTGGAAAAAATCCGTAGGGAAATGGGAAACAAAAATGTTCCAGAAAGTACAGGAAGCCGTAGCTCTTCTGAACCAGGAGTATCTACAGAGTTTTTCTGTAACGGAAGGAACAAGAACACAGGATCTTCAGAAGATCTGTCGGTTTCTGGAACAGAGCTGTAAAGAACAGCATACCGTTTTTGTCCATGGAAGAGGGAAACAGAAAAGCCGGAACCAGAAATATCTGGAACTGTTCCAACGTTTTCTGGAACGGCAGACCATCTACGACTGGCATACAGCCAGCTTCCGGGGACGGAATAATTATTGTAAGACGGATCCGGACGCCACATTCATGCATATGAAGGATGACCATATGCGGAATGCCCAGTTGAAGCCGGGATATAACGTACAGATCGCAGTGGACAGCGAATATATTGTCGCGACAGATATTTTTCAGGATCGGAATGATGTATGGACGCTGGTCCCTTTTTTAAAGAGAATGGAAGAAAAACTGGGATTCCGTTATCCAAGCGTGACGGCAGATTCAGGATATGAAAGTGAAGAAGGATACAGCTATCTGAGAGACCAGAAACAAAAGCCCTATATCAAACCGCAAACGTATGAGAAATGGAAAAAGAGGAGTTTTAAAAAGGATATCAGTAAACGTGAGAACATGGGTTATGATGAAAGGACAGATACCTATACGTGTCATGCCGGGAAGAAACTGCGGCCGATTTTCCTGAAAAAGCAGACAAGTAAAAGTGGCTATGAATCCGAAGTCACCGTCTACGAATGCGAAGATTGTACGGACTGTCCTTATAAAGAGAAATGTACAAAAGCAAAAGGGAACAAACGGCTGTATGTATCCAAAAGCTTTTTGGAGAAACGACAGGAATCCTATGAAAACATCCTGAGCGAAACCGGGATCCTATACCGGATGAACCGTTCGATCCAGGTGGAGGGAGCATTTGGAGTCCTGAAAAACGACTATGAATTTCAAAGATTTTTACTCCGTGGAAAAACCAAAGTAAAACTGGAGATTCTTTTATTGAGTATGGGCTATAATCTCAACAAACTTCACGCTAAAATACAAAATGACCGAACCGGAAACCATCTGTTTCCAGTGAAGGAATCTGCTTAA